A single genomic interval of Gemmatimonadota bacterium harbors:
- a CDS encoding acyl-CoA dehydrogenase: MDDSVYFSEQHLAVRDMVRSFAREEVAPVAARFDESQEFPWENVRKMGELGLLGIPWSEELGGAGLDITSFMIAIEELARVCASHSITISAHTTLGTSPIVNFGNDAQRKRYVPLLASGKVLGGFGLTEPGAGSDAGGTRTTAVKKGHHYLLNGSKRFITHAGVGEIFVVTAVTDPTKGTKGISSFILTKETCDLAAAREVGVGHDSSLPVLSGFTSGRKEDKLGWRASDTRELIFDDVEVPEENLLGIEGQGFINFMRTLDTGRIGIAALSLGIAQGAFDLALRYAATRKQFGQAIIEFQGLQFQLSDLATELEAARHLTYHAAWLAQTGRPYGKEAAMAKLYASELAMRTTIKAIQVHGGYGYTKDYPVERMMRDAKIGEIGEGTSEIQRIVIARHLLKELGSVL; this comes from the coding sequence ATGGATGACAGCGTTTATTTCTCTGAGCAGCACCTCGCCGTACGCGATATGGTGCGCTCGTTCGCCCGCGAAGAAGTCGCACCCGTTGCCGCACGCTTTGACGAGAGCCAGGAGTTCCCCTGGGAGAACGTCCGAAAAATGGGCGAACTCGGCCTTCTCGGCATTCCGTGGTCCGAAGAACTCGGCGGCGCGGGGCTCGACATTACGAGCTTCATGATCGCCATCGAGGAGCTCGCGCGCGTCTGCGCGTCGCACTCGATCACGATTAGCGCGCACACCACGCTTGGCACCTCGCCTATCGTCAACTTCGGCAATGACGCGCAGCGGAAGCGCTACGTGCCGCTTCTGGCCTCCGGCAAAGTGCTCGGCGGCTTCGGACTCACAGAGCCCGGCGCTGGCAGTGATGCCGGCGGAACGCGCACCACCGCGGTCAAGAAGGGGCATCATTACCTGCTGAACGGTTCCAAGCGATTCATCACGCACGCCGGAGTCGGCGAGATTTTTGTGGTGACCGCCGTGACGGATCCGACCAAAGGCACGAAAGGGATCAGCTCGTTCATCCTGACCAAGGAAACGTGCGACCTCGCAGCCGCGCGCGAGGTCGGAGTGGGACACGACAGTTCACTCCCCGTGTTGTCGGGCTTTACCTCGGGGCGCAAGGAAGACAAACTCGGCTGGCGTGCGTCCGACACACGTGAACTGATTTTTGACGACGTCGAAGTGCCCGAAGAAAATCTGCTCGGTATTGAAGGGCAGGGGTTCATCAACTTTATGCGCACGCTCGATACGGGGCGCATTGGCATCGCCGCCCTTTCGCTCGGCATTGCGCAGGGTGCGTTTGATCTCGCGCTCCGCTACGCCGCCACACGGAAGCAGTTTGGACAGGCGATCATCGAGTTTCAAGGGTTGCAGTTCCAGCTCTCCGATCTTGCAACGGAACTCGAAGCCGCGCGCCATCTCACGTACCATGCCGCCTGGCTCGCGCAGACCGGACGTCCGTACGGCAAGGAAGCGGCCATGGCCAAGCTGTACGCTTCCGAGCTGGCCATGCGCACCACCATCAAGGCCATTCAGGTGCACGGCGGCTACGGCTACACCAAGGATTACCCGGTGGAGCGAATGATGCGCGACGCCAAGATTGGCGAGATCGGCGAGGGAACCTCCGAGATTCAGCGCATCGTCATTGCCCGTCATCTCCTCAAAGAGCTCGGCTCGGTTCTGTAG